From the Fusobacterium ulcerans ATCC 49185 genome, the window TATCTTTGTTGAGTAACGTGTTTTTAATACATTTAAAATATTCATAATTAGTGCCTCCAAAATTTAGTCTAATCTATTATCTTTAGTTAATATTTATATATAGTTGTTCTTATATTAATTCAATCAATTATGGAGATATCCTTTTTTCTTCTTAATTAAAATTTACACTAAAAAAATCTAAATAGAAAGTTATTATTTACAAAATATTTCATACTTTTTAATAAAAAAAGATGGTTTTTACACCATCTTTTTTGCTTTCATATGCAGTATTGGAAAAGGATTACCCATACTGTCAAGTTCATCTCTTGATATCACTTCAAATCCCATATGCAGATAAAATTTAAAAGCTTTATCATTCTGTTCATTGACATCTACTTCATCTATATCCCCATTTTCCATAGCATATTTTATAAGAGTTTTCCCTAAAGACTTTCCAAAATATTCTGGGTCTACAAAAAGCATTTCTATTTTTCTGTCTGCTGTTCCTATAAATCCAGTTATCCTTCCTTCAGTATTTTTAGTACAGTGCATTTCCACTGCATCAAAATACATAGGAATTTCTCTTTTTATATCTTCTATATCTTTTTCACTAAGAAAATCATGAGTAGCTCTCACAGATTTTTCCCATACTTCTATAAGCTCTCCATAGCATTTCTTATCTACTCCAAAAATCATCTTAAACCTCCCTTCCCATTATATAATTGTCATAGTATACTCCATCTATGAGAAGACATTTTTTTATAGTCCCCTCTTTTTCAAATCCGAATTTTTCATATAGCTGGATAGCTTTTTCATTATCTACTCTTACATCAAGATTTACTTTTGTAAGACCTCCTTCTTTAGCTTTTTCCAGAGCATACTCCATCAAATAATTTCCTACACCAAGTCCCCAAGCCTTCTTTTGAACACATATTCCTAGATTTCCCATATGTTTTAATCTTATTCTCTCTTCCCTTGCTCCAATACTGCAGCTTGCTATTATTTCGTCATCTATTACAGCTACAAGCATAAAATTCTTTGAAGTAAATGATTTTATAACTGCCTTTTCCTGTTCAATATTCTTATCATACCCTTCTTTTCCAAATCCAAGAAAATCAGTTTCTCTTCCAGCTTGATTTATATGCACTAAAAGACCTTCTGCATCTTTTTCTTCAGCCAGTCTTACTACAAGTTTTTTTCCATTTTTCAGTATGTATTCTTTCATAGTTATTCCTCCAATAATAGTATAAAATCCATACTAAAACAGCATGGACTTAACTTTAAATTTCCTCAGACAACTTCCAAATAAGTTCGTCCTTCATTTCCTGAAAACCTTTCAAAATTGATATTTTCCAATTATCTCCATAAAGCTTCACTTCAAAGTTTCTTATTTCTCTTTCAAGATTGCTTTTGGTCACTGTTTTTTTATCAAATAAAAGAGCTCTTTTTTCCTCTTTTCCCTCTATATTAATAAGAAGCATTCCTTTATTGTACCCTAATATAGCTACTTCTGCTATCTTATCTACAGATTCTTTTTCTATAGCTCTCTCTTTTCTGCTTTCAGCATTTTTTCTTTTATTTTCAGTCAGTCTTTTGAATTTTTTCTCTTCTTCAAGTCTTTTTGCTTTTTTTAATTTTTTATGTTTTGAATAGGCTAATCCTTTTGGTTTATCCTTACTTATTATTTCCATTTTCTTTTCCTCACTTTATCTTTATATTAATGAATATTATAGCATATCTATTAAAAAATAGAAATAAAAACTATTATATCCCTTTCAGATACAAAAAGTCAAAATTTTAGAGCTTTCACTGGTATTTAAAGGGAAATTAAAAATTTTATAGCTTATTTTTCAGAAATGCTATAAAATACTGTCATAATAATATTATGAATAAAAACAATGGGGAGATTTTTAAATGGAAAAAATTAAAATCAAATCACTTATGTCCTTGACTATACCAATTTTTTTAGAGCTTCTTCTGGTAAATGTTGTAGGAAATATTGATACTATCATGCTTGGAAAATATAGTGATAAAGCTGTTGGA encodes:
- a CDS encoding GNAT family N-acetyltransferase encodes the protein MIFGVDKKCYGELIEVWEKSVRATHDFLSEKDIEDIKREIPMYFDAVEMHCTKNTEGRITGFIGTADRKIEMLFVDPEYFGKSLGKTLIKYAMENGDIDEVDVNEQNDKAFKFYLHMGFEVISRDELDSMGNPFPILHMKAKKMV
- a CDS encoding GNAT family N-acetyltransferase, encoding MKEYILKNGKKLVVRLAEEKDAEGLLVHINQAGRETDFLGFGKEGYDKNIEQEKAVIKSFTSKNFMLVAVIDDEIIASCSIGAREERIRLKHMGNLGICVQKKAWGLGVGNYLMEYALEKAKEGGLTKVNLDVRVDNEKAIQLYEKFGFEKEGTIKKCLLIDGVYYDNYIMGREV